The Flavobacterium sp. HJ-32-4 genome contains a region encoding:
- the ftsZ gene encoding cell division protein FtsZ — MTSNSEFGSISFDLPKNQSNVIKVIGVGGGGSNAINHMFRQGIKGVDFIICNTDAQALQNSPVPNKIQLGVTLTEGLGAGANPEVGQQSAIESISDIEKMLDSNTKMVFITAGMGGGTGTGAAPVIAQLARERDILTVGIVTIPFQFEGKVRQDQAMNGVERLRKQVDSLIVINNNKLREVYGNLGFKAGFSKADEVLATASRGIAEVITHHYTQNIDLKDAKTVLSNSGTAIMGSALASGENRAKEGIVAALDSPLLNDNKITGAKNVLLLIVSGSQEITIDEIGEINDHIQQEAGYNANIIMGVGEDESLGDAIAVTIIATGFNVEQQNEIVNTEPKKIIHALEDEQRITHNLTQKTLTPFDLSLSAEPEVKEEKIVHDLMEEVTARETKIAMDIIAAAEIVEAPKAEPVFEVDLVPTTEFIKNLDVTFEIVSPAAFANDFLFAPEVNDIRVNEPKTVKQEEDQFTFSFDLPVSKPEPVAAPPAPVAEDRMLFELSAETHDITVNQPVQVVPMTELNETGVIRYSLEEYMEIENALTDSKPVAKVAEEPEELKITMKEVNWGSEFASINENVSPTEMSIEEANRLRAEERRRRLKEFNYKFHNNPSRLEEFEKEPAYKRMGLDVTSTPDQNSKSRLSLGLDSNDDIQLRSNNSFLHDNVD, encoded by the coding sequence ATGACCAGCAACTCAGAATTTGGAAGTATTTCATTCGATCTGCCTAAAAACCAGTCGAATGTCATCAAAGTAATCGGCGTAGGCGGTGGGGGAAGCAACGCGATCAACCACATGTTCCGCCAGGGTATTAAAGGTGTTGATTTCATCATCTGCAACACCGATGCACAGGCCCTGCAGAACAGCCCCGTGCCGAATAAGATACAACTGGGCGTTACCCTAACCGAAGGACTCGGGGCCGGTGCGAACCCAGAAGTAGGGCAACAGTCGGCGATCGAAAGCATCTCGGATATCGAGAAAATGCTCGACAGCAACACCAAGATGGTCTTCATCACCGCCGGTATGGGAGGTGGTACCGGAACCGGTGCGGCTCCTGTCATCGCACAACTGGCCCGTGAACGCGACATCCTGACCGTGGGTATCGTAACTATCCCGTTCCAGTTTGAAGGCAAGGTGCGCCAAGACCAGGCCATGAACGGCGTCGAGCGCCTGCGCAAACAGGTCGACTCGCTCATCGTCATCAATAACAACAAACTGCGCGAGGTATACGGAAACCTGGGCTTCAAGGCCGGGTTCTCGAAAGCCGATGAAGTACTCGCAACCGCTTCCCGCGGCATTGCAGAGGTCATCACGCACCACTACACCCAGAACATCGACCTGAAAGATGCGAAAACCGTACTGTCGAACAGCGGAACGGCCATCATGGGATCGGCGCTCGCCAGTGGTGAAAACCGCGCAAAAGAAGGGATTGTCGCCGCTCTCGACTCTCCACTGCTCAACGACAATAAGATCACCGGTGCCAAAAACGTTTTGTTGCTGATCGTTTCGGGTAGCCAGGAAATCACCATCGACGAGATTGGTGAAATCAACGACCATATCCAACAGGAAGCCGGCTATAACGCCAACATCATTATGGGTGTAGGGGAAGACGAAAGCCTGGGCGACGCCATTGCCGTGACCATCATCGCGACGGGCTTCAATGTCGAGCAGCAGAACGAAATCGTCAATACCGAGCCGAAGAAAATCATCCACGCGCTGGAAGACGAACAACGCATTACGCACAACCTGACCCAGAAGACGCTCACGCCTTTCGACCTTTCACTGTCTGCTGAGCCGGAAGTGAAAGAAGAGAAGATCGTGCACGACCTGATGGAAGAGGTAACGGCGCGCGAGACCAAAATCGCGATGGACATCATCGCGGCAGCGGAAATAGTGGAAGCGCCAAAAGCGGAACCTGTATTCGAAGTTGACCTTGTGCCAACCACCGAGTTCATCAAAAACCTCGATGTGACCTTCGAAATCGTATCGCCGGCGGCCTTCGCCAACGATTTCCTGTTCGCACCTGAAGTGAACGACATCCGCGTGAACGAGCCCAAAACCGTAAAACAGGAAGAAGACCAGTTCACCTTCTCTTTCGATCTGCCAGTAAGCAAGCCCGAGCCTGTAGCGGCCCCACCGGCCCCTGTGGCAGAAGACCGTATGCTGTTCGAACTCTCGGCTGAAACGCACGATATCACCGTGAACCAACCGGTGCAGGTAGTGCCGATGACCGAACTCAACGAAACCGGTGTCATCCGTTATTCGCTTGAAGAGTACATGGAAATCGAGAACGCCCTTACCGATTCGAAACCGGTTGCCAAAGTAGCCGAAGAACCGGAAGAGTTGAAAATCACGATGAAAGAAGTGAACTGGGGAAGCGAATTCGCCAGCATCAACGAGAACGTATCGCCGACCGAAATGTCGATCGAAGAAGCCAACCGTCTCCGCGCCGAAGAAAGAAGGCGGAGGCTGAAAGAATTCAACTATAAGTTCCACAACAACCCGTCACGGTTGGAGGAATTCGAGAAAGAACCGGCGTATAAGCGCATGGGACTTGACGTGACCTCTACGCCTGACCAAAATAGCAAATCCCGTTTGTCATTGGGGCTCGACAGCAACGACGACATCCAATTGCGTTCGAACAACTCGTTCCTGCATGATAACGTGGATTAA
- a CDS encoding GatB/YqeY domain-containing protein, giving the protein MSLSEKIMAEIKDAMKAKDTVKLESLRAVKSALLLAQTESGAKAEIAPEEEIKLLQRLVKQRRDSAKIYTEQGRPDLAEPEIAQAAVIEQFLPAQLSEAEVEAVVAKIIAETGASGMAAMGKVMGVASAQLAGQADGKTISGVVKKLLS; this is encoded by the coding sequence ATGAGTCTATCCGAGAAAATCATGGCCGAGATCAAAGACGCTATGAAAGCAAAAGATACCGTGAAACTAGAGTCTCTCCGCGCGGTGAAGTCGGCCTTGTTGCTGGCCCAGACCGAAAGCGGCGCCAAAGCCGAAATCGCGCCCGAAGAAGAGATCAAACTGCTGCAACGCCTGGTGAAACAGCGTCGCGACAGCGCAAAAATCTACACCGAACAGGGCCGTCCCGACCTTGCAGAACCCGAAATCGCGCAGGCCGCCGTCATTGAGCAGTTTCTACCCGCACAGTTAAGCGAAGCCGAAGTAGAGGCAGTCGTCGCCAAGATCATCGCCGAGACTGGCGCCAGCGGAATGGCTGCGATGGGCAAGGTGATGGGAGTGGCCAGTGCACAATTGGCAGGTCAGGCCGACGGCAAGACGATTTCCGGTGTGGTGAAGAAATTATTGTCCTGA